Proteins from a single region of Sphingopyxis sp. BSN-002:
- a CDS encoding class I mannose-6-phosphate isomerase produces MLTRLETIVVEKPWGRTDIPKDFGDFGGRRIGEIWFSNPAGDDAPIMVKFLFTSERLSIQVHPDDAAAQAAGYPRGKEECWLVLDAQPGAELGVGLNIETTREALHEAALDGSIVDMIDWRPSGTGDFVYNPSGTIHAIGPGLTVVEVQQNVDCTYRLYDYGRPRELHLDEGLKVSNPRPVHDPRDAAVDPHTNRKLVSGPHFHLAQLAAPIDTALVAEASGELTFVPLAQGCRVAGEDVALGEAVLLTDPSAITIEEGGRALLTWSA; encoded by the coding sequence ATGCTGACCCGCCTCGAAACCATCGTCGTCGAAAAGCCCTGGGGCCGCACCGATATCCCGAAGGATTTCGGCGATTTCGGCGGCCGCCGCATCGGCGAGATATGGTTTTCGAACCCCGCCGGCGACGATGCGCCGATCATGGTCAAATTCCTCTTCACATCGGAGCGGCTGTCGATCCAGGTCCACCCCGACGACGCGGCCGCGCAGGCGGCGGGCTATCCGCGCGGGAAGGAGGAATGCTGGCTCGTCCTCGATGCGCAGCCGGGCGCCGAACTCGGCGTCGGCCTGAATATCGAAACGACGCGCGAGGCGCTCCACGAGGCGGCGCTCGACGGAAGTATCGTCGACATGATCGACTGGCGCCCGTCCGGTACCGGCGATTTCGTCTACAACCCGTCGGGAACGATCCACGCGATCGGCCCCGGCCTGACCGTCGTCGAGGTGCAGCAGAATGTCGACTGTACCTATCGCCTCTACGATTACGGCCGCCCGCGCGAACTCCATCTCGACGAAGGGCTCAAGGTCTCGAATCCCCGCCCGGTCCACGATCCGCGCGACGCGGCCGTCGATCCGCACACCAACCGGAAGCTGGTAAGCGGTCCCCATTTCCACCTGGCGCAACTCGCGGCACCGATCGACACCGCTCTTGTCGCAGAAGCGTCGGGCGAGCTGACCTTTGTTCCGCTTGCGCAGGGCTGCCGCGTCGCCGGCGAGGATGTCGCACTGGGCGAAGCGGTCTTGCTGACCGATCCTTCGGCTATCACGATCGAAGAGGGAGGCCGGGCGCTACTGACCTGGTCCGCCTGA
- a CDS encoding coniferyl aldehyde dehydrogenase, which yields MATAIKQDIAGETARMHEVLAAQKASFTAAMPESLAVRTDRIDRAIALLVDNAEEFAKAVSEDFGHRSREQTLMTDIMPSVSALKHAKKNMAAWSRGEKRKPTFPLGLLGAKAEVVYQPKGVVGVVAPWNFPVGMVFVPMAGILAAGNRAMIKPSEFTEHVSALMARLVPDYFDESEMAVFTGDAEVGIAFSKLAFDHMIFTGATGVGKHIMRAAADNLVPVTLELGGKSPTFIGRSANKDLVGQRVALGKMMNAGQICLAPDYLLVAEDQEGEVIDSVTKGATALYPTLLSNEDYTSVVNGRNYDRLQSYLADAREKGAEVIEVNPAGEDFASANGHKMPLHIVRNPTDDMKVMQEEIFGPILPVKTYKTIDEAIDYVNANDRPLGLYYFGQDKSEEDRVLTRTISGGVTVNDVLFHNAMEDLPFGGVGPSGMGNYHGLDGFRTFSHARAVYRQPKLDVAGLAGFKPPYGKATAKTLAKELKK from the coding sequence ATGGCCACCGCAATCAAGCAGGATATTGCCGGCGAAACCGCGCGCATGCACGAGGTGCTGGCGGCGCAGAAGGCAAGCTTTACCGCAGCCATGCCCGAAAGCCTGGCCGTCCGCACCGACCGCATCGACCGCGCGATCGCGCTGCTCGTCGACAATGCGGAGGAATTCGCCAAGGCGGTGAGCGAGGATTTCGGCCATCGCAGCCGCGAACAGACGCTGATGACCGACATCATGCCTTCGGTCAGCGCGCTCAAGCATGCGAAGAAAAATATGGCGGCATGGTCGCGCGGCGAGAAGCGCAAGCCGACCTTCCCGCTCGGCCTGCTCGGCGCGAAGGCCGAGGTCGTCTATCAGCCGAAAGGCGTCGTCGGCGTCGTTGCGCCGTGGAACTTCCCCGTCGGAATGGTCTTCGTGCCGATGGCGGGCATCCTTGCGGCGGGCAACCGCGCGATGATCAAGCCGAGCGAGTTCACCGAGCACGTGTCGGCGCTGATGGCGCGGCTCGTCCCCGACTATTTCGACGAGAGCGAGATGGCGGTGTTCACCGGCGATGCCGAGGTCGGGATCGCTTTCTCGAAGCTGGCCTTCGACCATATGATTTTCACCGGGGCGACCGGGGTGGGCAAGCATATCATGCGCGCGGCCGCCGATAATCTCGTCCCCGTGACGCTCGAACTCGGCGGCAAGTCGCCGACCTTCATCGGGCGCAGCGCGAACAAGGATCTGGTCGGCCAGCGCGTCGCGCTCGGCAAGATGATGAACGCCGGGCAGATCTGCCTCGCCCCCGACTATCTGCTCGTCGCCGAGGATCAGGAAGGCGAGGTGATCGACAGCGTCACCAAGGGCGCGACCGCGCTCTATCCGACCCTGCTGTCGAACGAGGATTATACTTCGGTGGTCAACGGCCGGAATTACGACCGGCTGCAATCCTACCTCGCCGACGCCCGCGAAAAGGGGGCTGAGGTGATCGAGGTCAATCCGGCGGGCGAGGATTTCGCGAGCGCCAACGGCCACAAGATGCCGCTCCACATCGTGCGCAATCCGACCGACGACATGAAGGTGATGCAGGAGGAAATCTTCGGCCCGATCCTGCCGGTCAAGACCTACAAGACGATCGACGAGGCGATCGACTATGTGAACGCCAACGACCGTCCGCTCGGTCTTTACTATTTCGGGCAGGACAAGAGCGAGGAAGACCGCGTGCTGACGCGGACGATCTCGGGCGGCGTCACGGTCAACGACGTGCTGTTCCACAATGCGATGGAGGATCTGCCCTTCGGCGGCGTCGGGCCGTCGGGGATGGGCAATTATCACGGGCTCGACGGCTTCAGGACCTTCAGCCATGCGCGCGCCGTCTATCGCCAGCCCAAGCTCGACGTTGCGGGGCTCGCGGGTTTCAAGCCGCCTTATGGCAAGGCCACTGCGAAGACCCTCGCGAAAGAACTCAAGAAATAG
- the wecC gene encoding UDP-N-acetyl-D-mannosamine dehydrogenase yields MPIDTEQKVTVLGLGYIGLPTAALIARSGSKVTGVDVSQHVVDTVNNGKVHIEEVDLDGLVQGVVARGALVASTDVAPADVFVIAVPTPHDDEHRPDIAYVLSAARAIAPKLAAGNLVILESTSPVGTTEKVAALLAELRPDLKVPGTCTGAADIFVAYCPERVLPGRILVELVDNDRCIGGITPRCARRAMTFYRQFVRGACVTTSARAAEMVKLVENSYRDVNIAFANELSMMAEHMGVDVWEVIRLANRHPRVNILQPGPGVGGHCIAVDPWFLVHGAPDHSRLIRTAREVNLAKTSHVIGAAEMLVSQHPQARVACLGLAFKPNIDDFRESPAVEVAAALARRFGKQIQIVEPYARGLPMEFAGTGAELIDLDSALASCDLLIVLVDHDLFKSIPLEERGDKIVYDTRGLWLDQPNGGNGNRLHRAA; encoded by the coding sequence GTGCCCATTGATACCGAACAGAAAGTCACCGTCCTCGGCCTCGGCTATATCGGCCTGCCGACCGCCGCGCTGATCGCGCGCTCGGGCAGCAAGGTGACCGGCGTCGACGTCAGCCAGCACGTCGTCGACACGGTCAACAACGGCAAGGTTCATATCGAGGAGGTCGACCTCGACGGTCTCGTGCAGGGCGTCGTGGCGCGCGGCGCACTTGTTGCCTCGACCGACGTCGCCCCCGCCGACGTCTTCGTCATCGCGGTGCCGACCCCGCACGACGACGAGCATCGTCCCGACATCGCCTATGTCCTCTCCGCTGCGCGCGCAATCGCGCCGAAGCTTGCAGCCGGCAATCTCGTCATCCTCGAATCGACTTCGCCCGTCGGCACCACCGAAAAGGTCGCCGCGTTGCTCGCCGAGCTGCGCCCCGACCTCAAGGTTCCCGGCACCTGCACCGGCGCTGCCGACATCTTCGTCGCCTATTGTCCCGAGCGCGTGCTGCCCGGCCGCATCCTCGTCGAGCTGGTCGACAACGACCGCTGCATCGGCGGGATCACCCCGCGCTGCGCCCGCCGCGCGATGACCTTTTACCGCCAGTTCGTCCGCGGCGCCTGCGTCACCACCTCGGCGCGCGCCGCCGAAATGGTGAAGCTGGTCGAGAACAGCTACCGCGACGTCAACATCGCCTTCGCCAACGAGCTGTCGATGATGGCCGAGCATATGGGCGTCGACGTCTGGGAGGTGATCCGCCTCGCGAACCGCCACCCCCGCGTCAACATCCTCCAGCCCGGTCCCGGCGTCGGCGGGCACTGCATCGCAGTCGACCCCTGGTTCCTCGTCCACGGCGCACCCGACCACAGCCGCCTGATCCGCACCGCACGCGAGGTCAATCTCGCCAAGACGTCGCACGTCATCGGCGCCGCCGAAATGCTCGTCTCGCAACACCCGCAGGCGCGCGTCGCCTGCCTCGGCCTCGCCTTCAAGCCGAACATCGACGATTTCCGCGAGAGCCCCGCGGTCGAGGTCGCCGCCGCGCTTGCACGCCGCTTCGGCAAGCAGATCCAGATCGTCGAACCCTATGCGCGCGGCCTGCCGATGGAGTTCGCAGGCACCGGCGCCGAGCTGATCGACCTCGACAGCGCGCTCGCCTCCTGCGACCTGCTGATCGTCCTCGTCGACCACGACCTTTTCAAGTCGATCCCGCTCGAGGAACGCGGCGACAAGATCGTCTATGACACGCGCGGGCTGTGGCTCGACCAGCCGAACGGCGGCAATGGCAATCGTTTGCATCGGGCCGCCTGA